A region of Candidatus Binatia bacterium DNA encodes the following proteins:
- a CDS encoding Gfo/Idh/MocA family oxidoreductase codes for MSTPKRQHRVALIGAGRIAATHLGFARGVKNASIVAVCDADATRAEQFARDKNVPAFFTNVGEMMRATEPNIVHVVTPPSTHAALAIAAMEGGANVLVEKPMAMTVAECDRMIQVARERGRRLCVDHNRLFDPVIRRARALVDSGAIGEVVSVEAHQGVNMVELGATGNGKTHWSIADPFAPLWNLGPHPLYLVANFLGPIERIQVAGQPLAPGEALIGEIRVMLEGQNRFGFVAFSMKSQPYLNHLNVFGTKATLRVNLNTMTVLLERNRKLPKLVAKLMQNFDPAAQLVSAAVGNAIKVATRRMKLYPGIGETIRRFYRSLDEGTPPPVDAREGREVVALLADIQHQLTTSAAAQARTGVEQGGTAWTS; via the coding sequence ATGAGCACACCCAAGAGACAGCATCGCGTCGCGCTGATCGGCGCGGGACGCATCGCGGCCACCCACCTCGGCTTCGCGCGCGGCGTGAAGAACGCTTCCATCGTGGCGGTGTGCGACGCCGACGCGACGCGCGCCGAGCAGTTCGCGCGCGACAAGAACGTGCCGGCGTTCTTCACGAACGTCGGCGAGATGATGCGCGCCACCGAGCCGAACATCGTGCACGTCGTCACGCCGCCGTCGACGCACGCGGCGCTGGCGATCGCCGCGATGGAAGGCGGCGCCAACGTCCTCGTCGAGAAGCCGATGGCGATGACCGTCGCCGAGTGCGACCGCATGATCCAGGTCGCGCGCGAGCGTGGCCGGCGTCTGTGCGTCGACCACAACCGGCTCTTCGACCCGGTGATCCGCCGCGCCCGCGCGCTCGTCGACAGCGGCGCGATCGGCGAGGTGGTCTCGGTCGAGGCGCACCAGGGCGTCAACATGGTCGAGCTCGGCGCGACCGGCAACGGCAAGACGCACTGGAGCATCGCCGATCCGTTCGCGCCGCTCTGGAACCTCGGCCCGCACCCGCTCTACCTGGTCGCGAACTTCCTCGGTCCGATCGAGCGCATCCAGGTCGCGGGGCAGCCGCTCGCTCCGGGCGAGGCGCTGATCGGCGAGATCCGCGTGATGCTGGAGGGTCAGAACCGCTTCGGCTTCGTCGCCTTCTCGATGAAGAGCCAGCCGTATCTGAACCACCTCAACGTGTTCGGCACGAAGGCCACGCTCCGCGTCAATCTCAACACGATGACCGTGCTCCTCGAGCGCAACCGCAAGCTGCCAAAGCTCGTCGCGAAGCTCATGCAGAACTTCGATCCGGCGGCACAGCTCGTGAGCGCGGCGGTCGGCAACGCGATCAAGGTCGCGACGCGACGCATGAAGCTCTACCCCGGCATCGGGGAGACGATCCGGCGCTTCTACCGCAGCCTCGACGAAGGCACGCCGCCGCCGGTCGACGCGCGGGAGGGACGCGAGGTCGTCGCCTTGCTCGCCGACATCCAGCACCAGCTGACGACGAGCGCCGCCGCGCAGGCGCGCACCGGCGTCGAGCAAGGAGGGACCGCATGGACCTCCTGA
- the asnB gene encoding asparagine synthase (glutamine-hydrolyzing), protein MCGIAGFLSLEQGVLATRTIAQLMCDVITHRGPDDQGFLVDGPLAMGMRRLSIIDLGGGQQPISNEDGKVSVVFNGEIYNYRELRKDLEQRGHRFKTNSDTETIVHLYEEYGIRGVEKLRGMFAYALWDAENRRLVVARDRLGIKPLYYSIGNGRLLFGSELKSLLAVGLDRTIDRQALHDYLSLTYVPAPATIFKAARKLMPGTMLIAERGNVRIERYWELSYEPDPRFRTVQDAIEAVRERVDDAVRSHLVADVPLGVFLSGGVDSATLVACMRRHHSGTLKTFSIGFAEKSFSELDRAREAARHFETEHHELIVTPDAVALIPELVQSFDEPYADSSAIPVLCVSRLARRHVTVALTGEGGDEVFAGYKTYAATRLAGVYRRAVPGPLRALAAWTANRLPVSHGKVSFDYMAKRFVAGATRNDIEAHFSWKAIFDEPAKRALYRELDETLEPTVRLYHQVAARIEPNDLLARLLAIDTHIGLEGDMLVKADRMTMATSLEGRVPLLDHPLVETVASIPSRLKMKGLKTKVLLREAMKDVLPQQTAKGPKQGFNVPIPSWLTGPLRSLVRDTLAPSRIKATGLFRPEPVQALIEAHERRERDHSRDIWTLLMFQAWHDRIAQSTGATEPLRRLVG, encoded by the coding sequence ATGTGCGGCATTGCCGGATTCCTCTCGCTCGAGCAGGGCGTCCTCGCCACGCGGACGATTGCGCAGCTCATGTGCGACGTCATCACCCACCGCGGCCCTGACGATCAGGGCTTCCTGGTCGACGGACCGCTCGCGATGGGCATGCGCCGCCTGTCGATCATCGACCTCGGCGGCGGTCAGCAGCCGATCAGCAACGAGGACGGCAAGGTGTCGGTGGTCTTCAACGGCGAGATCTACAACTACCGCGAGCTGCGCAAGGACCTCGAGCAGCGCGGCCACCGCTTCAAGACGAACTCCGACACCGAGACCATCGTTCACCTCTACGAAGAGTACGGCATCCGCGGCGTCGAGAAGCTGCGCGGCATGTTCGCGTACGCGCTCTGGGACGCGGAGAACCGCCGCCTCGTGGTCGCGCGCGATCGGCTCGGCATCAAGCCGCTCTACTACAGCATCGGCAACGGCCGGCTGCTGTTCGGCTCCGAGCTCAAGAGCCTGCTCGCGGTCGGCCTCGACCGCACGATCGACCGTCAAGCACTGCACGACTACCTGAGCCTGACCTACGTCCCCGCGCCGGCGACGATCTTCAAAGCTGCGCGCAAGCTCATGCCCGGCACGATGCTGATCGCGGAGCGCGGCAACGTGCGGATCGAGCGCTACTGGGAGCTGTCGTACGAGCCGGATCCGCGCTTCCGCACGGTGCAGGACGCGATCGAGGCGGTCCGCGAGCGCGTCGACGACGCAGTCCGCAGCCACCTCGTCGCCGACGTGCCGCTCGGCGTCTTCCTCTCGGGCGGCGTCGACTCGGCGACGCTCGTCGCCTGCATGCGGCGCCACCACAGCGGCACGCTGAAGACCTTCTCGATCGGCTTCGCGGAGAAGAGCTTCAGCGAGCTCGACCGCGCGCGCGAGGCGGCGCGTCACTTCGAGACCGAGCACCATGAGCTGATCGTCACGCCCGACGCCGTCGCCCTGATCCCGGAGCTCGTGCAGTCGTTCGACGAGCCGTACGCCGACTCGTCCGCGATCCCGGTGCTCTGCGTGTCGCGTCTCGCACGGCGTCACGTCACGGTCGCGCTGACCGGCGAGGGCGGCGACGAGGTCTTCGCCGGCTACAAGACCTACGCCGCGACGCGGCTCGCCGGCGTCTACCGGCGCGCCGTCCCCGGACCGCTGCGCGCGCTCGCCGCGTGGACCGCGAACCGTCTGCCGGTGTCACACGGCAAGGTGAGCTTCGACTACATGGCGAAGCGCTTCGTCGCCGGCGCGACGCGCAACGACATCGAGGCGCACTTCTCGTGGAAGGCGATCTTCGACGAGCCGGCGAAGCGGGCGCTCTACCGCGAGCTCGACGAGACGCTCGAGCCGACCGTGCGCCTCTACCACCAGGTGGCCGCGCGCATCGAGCCGAACGACCTGCTCGCGCGGCTGCTCGCGATCGACACGCACATCGGCCTCGAGGGCGACATGCTGGTCAAGGCCGACCGCATGACGATGGCGACCTCCCTCGAGGGCCGCGTCCCGCTGCTCGACCACCCGCTGGTCGAGACGGTCGCCTCGATCCCGAGCCGCCTCAAGATGAAGGGCCTCAAGACCAAGGTCCTGCTGCGCGAAGCGATGAAGGACGTCCTCCCGCAGCAGACCGCCAAGGGGCCCAAGCAAGGCTTCAACGTCCCGATCCCGAGCTGGCTGACCGGGCCGCTGCGCTCGCTCGTGCGCGACACCCTCGCACCGTCGCGCATCAAGGCGACCGGGCTCTTCCGTCCGGAGCCGGTGCAGGCGCTGATCGAGGCCCACGAGCGTCGGGAGCGGGATCACAGCCGCGACATCTGGACGCTTCTCATGTTCCAGGCCTGGCACGACCGGATCGCACAGAGCACGGGCGCTACCGAGCCCCTGCGCAGACTTGTGGGTTGA
- a CDS encoding polysaccharide deacetylase family protein, whose protein sequence is MRSLVERGARRLASEAVHLVRRVKPARKGTARVIYYHRIDDEQHRSCVTPRAFAEQMAWLRREGFNVVPFASLRAHLDEHRPFPERTVAITFDDGFADNYTNALPVLVKHSLPATVFLAAGYIGGDELPVLRDRRGLRPLDWKQVAEMQREGIEFGAHTLTHRELTGLDADELRREIEGSRDLIAERTGTPVETFCYPRGAFDDGVKRAVREAGFRLACTTMPGCVTPDTHPYSLRRTFIAYDDTLRDFAHKLDGSFDVLHAARQRLGGGARSYA, encoded by the coding sequence ATGCGCTCGCTGGTCGAGCGTGGCGCGCGTCGCCTGGCGAGCGAGGCGGTCCACCTCGTCCGCCGCGTCAAGCCGGCGCGCAAGGGCACGGCGCGCGTGATCTACTACCACCGCATCGACGACGAGCAGCACCGCTCGTGCGTCACGCCGCGCGCGTTCGCCGAGCAGATGGCGTGGCTGCGCCGCGAGGGCTTCAACGTGGTGCCTTTCGCGAGCCTGCGCGCGCACCTCGACGAGCACCGCCCGTTTCCCGAGCGCACGGTAGCGATCACCTTCGACGACGGCTTCGCCGACAACTACACGAACGCCCTCCCCGTCCTCGTCAAGCACAGCCTGCCGGCGACGGTCTTTCTCGCCGCCGGCTACATCGGCGGCGACGAGCTGCCGGTGCTGCGCGACCGCCGCGGGTTGCGGCCGCTCGACTGGAAGCAGGTCGCCGAGATGCAGCGCGAGGGCATCGAGTTCGGCGCCCACACGCTCACCCACCGAGAGCTGACCGGGCTCGACGCAGACGAGCTGCGCCGCGAGATCGAGGGCTCGCGCGATCTGATCGCCGAGCGCACGGGCACGCCGGTCGAGACCTTCTGCTACCCGCGCGGCGCGTTCGACGACGGCGTCAAGCGCGCGGTGCGCGAGGCGGGCTTCCGTCTGGCTTGCACGACCATGCCCGGCTGCGTCACGCCCGACACGCACCCGTACAGCCTGCGGCGAACGTTCATCGCCTACGACGACACGCTGCGCGACTTCGCGCACAAGCTCGACGGCAGCTTCGACGTGCTGCACGCCGCCCGCCAGCGTCTCGGCGGCGGCGCGCGCTCCTACGCCTGA
- a CDS encoding NAD-dependent epimerase/dehydratase family protein encodes MDLLTGATGFLGSRLAARLAREGRELRAIVRPGTDLRRIPREVREVVWGEIHEPDTVARAMAGVDTVYHTAARVSGSGDRAAFARDNVEAVRTLLEAADAAGVRCFVHVSSIGIFGASQNGAIVESTPLDPAIEERGHYAWSKAEADRLVRSFQPRSGMKVVIVRPGILYGPDAPPFIARLQFPVPRGKGRRVVVGRRDALLPLAHVDNVCDAIVLAAQKGEHGAAYNVVDEPARQGEYLELLAASGVPVRPTFVPPAALWPVALACEVVGKLTRRRLPLTRYKLKRATESLRYDTTRAREALGWKPAIDLRTGVRSMVNASSSTS; translated from the coding sequence ATGGACCTCCTGACCGGCGCCACCGGATTTCTCGGCAGCCGCCTCGCCGCGCGCCTCGCGCGCGAGGGACGCGAGCTGCGCGCGATCGTCCGTCCCGGCACCGATCTGCGCCGCATCCCGCGCGAGGTACGCGAGGTCGTTTGGGGCGAGATCCACGAGCCCGACACCGTGGCGCGCGCCATGGCGGGCGTCGACACCGTCTACCACACCGCCGCCCGCGTCAGCGGCAGCGGCGACCGCGCGGCGTTCGCGCGCGACAACGTCGAGGCCGTGCGGACGCTGCTCGAGGCGGCCGACGCAGCCGGCGTGCGCTGCTTCGTGCACGTGAGCTCGATCGGCATCTTCGGCGCAAGCCAGAACGGCGCGATCGTCGAGAGCACGCCGCTCGACCCGGCGATCGAGGAGCGCGGCCACTACGCCTGGTCGAAGGCCGAGGCCGACCGCCTCGTGCGCAGCTTCCAGCCGCGCTCCGGCATGAAGGTCGTTATCGTGCGTCCGGGGATTCTCTACGGACCGGACGCCCCGCCGTTCATCGCGCGCCTGCAGTTCCCGGTGCCGCGCGGCAAGGGGCGCCGTGTCGTCGTCGGTCGGCGCGACGCGCTGCTGCCGCTCGCGCACGTCGACAACGTCTGCGACGCGATCGTGCTCGCCGCCCAGAAGGGCGAGCACGGTGCGGCATACAACGTGGTCGACGAGCCGGCGCGCCAGGGCGAGTACCTCGAGCTGCTCGCGGCGTCGGGCGTCCCGGTGCGGCCGACGTTCGTGCCGCCCGCGGCGCTCTGGCCGGTGGCGCTCGCCTGCGAGGTGGTCGGCAAGCTCACCCGCCGGCGTCTCCCGCTCACGCGCTACAAGCTCAAGCGGGCGACCGAGAGCCTGCGCTACGACACCACGCGCGCGCGCGAGGCCCTCGGCTGGAAGCCGGCGATCGACCTCCGAACCGGCGTCCGCAGCATGGTGAACGCGTCGTCCAGCACCAGCTGA
- a CDS encoding sugar transferase yields MPRNLALRAVSTDTSAVREQEAPPVVSQQPLPPELPESRVRYALQAILAIAALIVLSPVLLLVAIAIKLTSPGPLFYAGVRVGLNQRLYTMYKFRTLREGSERQIGGRLLSPQDDFYTPIGKFLKRSKLDEIPQLWNVLRGEMNFVGPRPLRPIFLERYLQEIPHYAERFRVRPGMTGLAQVRGGYFTSPRNKLRYDRLYIAHRSLALDAQLVALTALKVLNRWITLGAFLLVLLLFVSFIPAGAMERLYINVGGARVNPLHGVIAFGALWMILRRAPSDRISIYRSPLNLPIACFLLLALISAFQSAAPIQAVRGAAYHLITGFIVLLAIINGTFTRSFVRNAVNAVALTSVALCTVGILELILADYFPSGSTGRTGLGMNTVGISSTLGSPIALATYLLLGVPCVLCSLTRAQTREARDFWVAATTLCLVGILLTRDPAGLIALALIVTAYLWVHFSTMWAAVFLGVLTPFAYLSVMHGLAHTSFDWMQLVCGQATQICHNLSELPTRTLLFGLGPRTLGELVPPNTTLPDEALRQLNGNMRLILENGILGWAAMLWILVTAFLALYRAQRRTTDAGLRAVQWAVMAAVVGFGVAMQSFDPFDNIAIQILFWGLLGIGIGTVVRLGDRPSDYRIAVKLGH; encoded by the coding sequence GTGCCTAGGAACCTAGCCCTCCGCGCAGTATCCACTGATACGTCGGCCGTCCGCGAGCAGGAGGCGCCCCCGGTAGTATCGCAGCAGCCCCTGCCTCCAGAGCTACCGGAATCGCGCGTCCGGTACGCTCTGCAAGCCATCCTGGCGATTGCGGCGCTGATCGTGCTGTCGCCGGTGCTGCTGCTGGTCGCGATCGCGATCAAGCTGACCAGCCCGGGGCCGCTGTTCTACGCCGGTGTCCGCGTCGGCCTGAACCAGCGTCTGTACACGATGTACAAGTTCCGGACGCTGCGTGAAGGCTCGGAGCGCCAGATCGGCGGACGCCTGCTGAGCCCGCAGGACGACTTCTACACGCCGATCGGCAAGTTCCTGAAGCGTTCGAAGCTCGACGAGATCCCGCAGCTCTGGAACGTGCTGCGCGGCGAGATGAACTTCGTCGGACCGCGCCCGCTGCGGCCGATCTTCCTCGAGCGCTACCTGCAGGAGATCCCGCACTACGCCGAGCGCTTCCGCGTGCGTCCCGGCATGACGGGTCTCGCGCAGGTGCGCGGCGGCTACTTCACGTCGCCGCGCAACAAGCTGCGCTACGACCGGCTGTACATCGCGCACCGCTCGCTGGCGCTCGACGCCCAGCTCGTCGCGCTGACCGCGCTCAAGGTCCTGAACCGCTGGATCACACTCGGCGCGTTCCTGCTCGTCCTGCTGCTGTTCGTCTCGTTCATTCCTGCCGGCGCGATGGAGCGCCTGTACATCAACGTGGGCGGCGCGCGGGTGAACCCGCTGCACGGCGTGATCGCGTTCGGCGCGCTGTGGATGATCCTGCGTCGCGCGCCGAGCGACCGGATCAGCATCTACCGCAGCCCGCTGAACCTGCCGATCGCGTGCTTCCTGCTGCTCGCGCTGATCTCGGCCTTCCAGTCGGCGGCGCCGATCCAGGCGGTGCGCGGCGCCGCGTACCACCTGATCACGGGCTTCATCGTCCTGCTCGCGATCATCAACGGCACGTTCACACGCAGCTTCGTGCGCAACGCCGTGAACGCGGTCGCGCTGACCTCGGTCGCGCTGTGTACGGTCGGGATCCTCGAGCTGATCCTCGCCGACTACTTCCCGTCGGGGAGCACCGGGCGCACCGGTCTCGGCATGAACACGGTCGGGATCTCGTCGACGCTCGGCAGCCCGATCGCGCTCGCAACGTATCTGCTGCTCGGCGTCCCGTGCGTGCTCTGTAGCTTGACGCGCGCGCAGACGCGCGAGGCGCGCGATTTCTGGGTCGCCGCGACGACGCTCTGTCTCGTCGGCATCCTCCTGACGCGCGACCCCGCTGGCCTCATCGCGCTGGCGCTCATCGTGACCGCGTACCTCTGGGTGCACTTCAGCACGATGTGGGCCGCGGTCTTCCTCGGCGTGCTGACGCCGTTCGCGTACCTGTCGGTGATGCACGGCCTCGCCCACACGAGCTTCGACTGGATGCAACTCGTCTGCGGCCAGGCGACGCAGATCTGCCACAACCTCTCCGAGCTGCCGACGCGCACGCTGCTCTTCGGTCTCGGACCGCGGACGCTCGGCGAGCTCGTGCCGCCGAACACGACGCTGCCCGACGAGGCGCTCCGCCAGCTGAACGGCAACATGCGCCTGATCCTCGAGAACGGCATCCTCGGCTGGGCGGCGATGCTGTGGATCCTCGTGACGGCGTTCCTCGCGCTCTACCGCGCGCAGCGCCGCACGACGGACGCCGGTCTACGCGCCGTACAGTGGGCGGTGATGGCGGCGGTCGTCGGCTTCGGCGTCGCGATGCAGAGCTTCGATCCGTTCGACAACATCGCGATCCAGATCCTGTTCTGGGGTCTGCTCGGCATCGGCATCGGAACCGTGGTGCGGCTGGGCGACCGTCCGAGCGACTACCGGATCGCCGTCAAGCTCGGACACTAG
- a CDS encoding glycosyltransferase family 4 protein → MLAFVVNQFPRQVDAYFLRELLGLHERGLDFAIYSLLHPPRGWKVHADARPLLERVVYPPRPTQLVATAGRVALSKPGTTAAALAHIVWGHRSMPGALAKSVAIVPQALAFARDMQRRGVRHVHANWATYPGTAALLISRLTGIPYSFSGHATDIFVHHAMLREKIDAARFVVTCTDYNRGYLAQIAPKRASSIRTVYHGVDLGRFARNGTPRIAKRILTVGTLRKCKGIDDLIRAVGILRDRGRDVELEIIGDGEEREALERLIRSLRLEDRVLMPGYLPQEEVIPAYHRAAVVALPAHHEDHFGIPNILIEGLAAGTPVVCTELPSLGELIEHGRSGLFVPERDPLALADAITRLLDDPAEAARMAEEGRRRVAEKFDMRQTVSQLEGMLRAAAEGRA, encoded by the coding sequence ATGCTGGCCTTCGTCGTCAATCAGTTCCCACGCCAGGTCGACGCGTACTTCCTGCGCGAGCTGCTGGGACTCCACGAGCGCGGGCTCGACTTCGCGATCTACTCGCTGCTGCACCCGCCGCGCGGCTGGAAGGTGCACGCCGACGCGCGGCCGCTGCTCGAGCGCGTGGTCTACCCGCCGCGCCCGACACAGCTCGTCGCCACCGCCGGACGCGTCGCGCTGTCGAAGCCGGGCACGACGGCGGCGGCGCTCGCGCACATCGTCTGGGGCCACCGGTCGATGCCTGGTGCGCTCGCGAAGTCGGTCGCGATCGTGCCGCAGGCGCTCGCCTTCGCGCGCGACATGCAGCGTCGCGGCGTGCGTCACGTGCACGCCAACTGGGCGACCTACCCCGGGACGGCGGCGCTGCTGATCTCGCGTCTGACCGGCATCCCGTACAGCTTCTCCGGCCACGCGACCGACATCTTCGTGCACCACGCGATGCTGCGCGAGAAGATCGACGCCGCGCGCTTCGTCGTCACCTGCACCGACTACAACCGTGGGTATCTCGCGCAGATCGCGCCCAAGCGCGCCTCGAGCATCCGCACGGTCTACCACGGCGTCGACCTCGGGCGCTTCGCGCGCAACGGGACGCCGCGGATCGCGAAGCGCATCTTGACGGTCGGCACCCTGCGCAAGTGCAAGGGCATCGACGACCTGATCCGCGCGGTCGGCATCCTGCGCGACCGCGGACGGGACGTCGAGCTCGAGATCATCGGCGACGGCGAGGAGCGCGAGGCGCTCGAGCGTCTGATCCGCTCGCTACGGCTCGAGGACCGCGTGCTGATGCCGGGCTACTTGCCGCAGGAGGAGGTCATTCCGGCCTACCACCGCGCCGCCGTGGTCGCCCTGCCCGCGCACCACGAGGACCACTTCGGGATCCCGAACATCCTGATCGAGGGCCTCGCGGCCGGCACACCCGTCGTCTGCACGGAGCTGCCGTCGCTCGGCGAGCTGATCGAGCACGGGCGCAGCGGGCTCTTCGTTCCCGAGCGCGATCCCCTGGCGCTGGCCGACGCGATCACCCGCCTGCTCGACGACCCGGCCGAGGCCGCGCGCATGGCCGAGGAAGGACGCCGCCGCGTCGCCGAGAAGTTCGACATGCGCCAGACGGTCTCGCAGCTCGAGGGCATGCTGCGCGCCGCAGCGGAGGGCCGCGCCTGA
- a CDS encoding glycosyltransferase, translated as MSRLRILFVIDELDIGGTEQQILEIVRRIDRDRFEPYVCCFRHGRKAQEIEALGVPVLHEPKRLKADPGLVLRLANLMRRERFDIVQTYLWTANTWARVAARIAGVPWLFASERNVDIWEETYKRVIGRFLARSTDRIIANSEAVRQYLLERGGLSPDKVVTIYNGVNFDRFKTPCDPRVRRRELGVGDDVVLAGCVARVEPAKDHATLLHAFALISDRVPNLHLVIIGDGSEQARMQRLASELGLGDRVHFTGFRTDSAEWLQSVDISVLSSVKEGLSNTVLESMAAGKPVVATDVGGNAEVIVDGETGFLVPPRRPNELAEALARVASSRELIASMGAAGRKRADNVFSVRSMVERTEQLYLALVGAGDRAAA; from the coding sequence ATGAGCAGACTGCGCATCCTGTTCGTCATCGACGAGCTCGACATCGGCGGCACCGAGCAGCAGATCCTCGAGATCGTCCGGCGGATCGATCGCGACCGCTTCGAGCCGTACGTGTGCTGCTTCCGCCACGGCCGCAAGGCGCAGGAGATCGAGGCGCTCGGCGTGCCGGTGCTGCACGAGCCGAAGCGCCTCAAGGCCGACCCCGGACTCGTCCTGCGCCTCGCCAACCTGATGCGGCGCGAGCGCTTCGACATCGTGCAGACCTACCTGTGGACCGCGAACACCTGGGCACGCGTCGCAGCCCGCATCGCCGGCGTGCCCTGGCTCTTCGCGTCCGAGCGCAACGTCGACATCTGGGAAGAGACCTACAAGCGCGTGATCGGACGCTTCCTCGCGCGCTCGACCGATCGCATCATCGCGAACTCGGAGGCCGTGCGGCAGTACCTGCTCGAGCGCGGCGGGCTCTCGCCGGACAAGGTCGTGACCATCTACAACGGCGTCAACTTCGATCGCTTCAAGACGCCGTGCGATCCGCGCGTGCGGCGCCGTGAGCTCGGCGTCGGCGACGACGTCGTGCTCGCCGGCTGCGTCGCGCGCGTCGAGCCGGCGAAGGACCACGCAACGCTGCTGCACGCGTTCGCGCTGATCAGCGACCGCGTCCCGAACCTGCACCTCGTGATCATCGGCGACGGCAGCGAGCAGGCGCGCATGCAGCGTCTCGCGAGCGAGCTCGGCCTCGGCGACCGCGTACACTTCACGGGCTTCCGCACCGACTCCGCCGAGTGGCTGCAGAGCGTCGACATCTCGGTGCTGTCGTCGGTCAAGGAAGGGCTCTCGAACACCGTGCTCGAGTCGATGGCGGCCGGCAAGCCGGTGGTCGCGACCGACGTCGGCGGCAACGCCGAGGTGATCGTCGACGGCGAGACGGGCTTCCTCGTGCCGCCGCGCCGTCCGAACGAGCTCGCCGAAGCGCTCGCCCGCGTCGCCTCGTCGCGCGAGCTGATCGCGTCGATGGGCGCCGCCGGACGCAAGCGTGCGGACAACGTCTTCTCGGTGCGTTCGATGGTCGAGCGCACGGAGCAACTCTATCTCGCCCTCGTCGGCGCGGGAGACCGCGCCGCAGCCTGA
- a CDS encoding right-handed parallel beta-helix repeat-containing protein — protein MLLLAGLGAAADVAVGAECGGDRRCRCGDVVVADYTLPEDLGPCPASGLRVRRRVVLDGAGHVIRGSGAKGSFGVQVDSGASGSQIRNLAVTGFERGLRLVKVERVRVSGVASHDNGDFKARVGYGIDFAGGASRNVLDHVQVFRNADEGIHLGSGAHENQIIDSQVYDNARENVYFLRNHGNVLKRSELRGAGSTSVYIKDASRTVLEGNRIDGALVHIRGASRETQLIDNLLSSAPLVLQGYKEKGAQIAARYPEDTLVRGGRISADSACVRVDGASGTSLENVALDCSRQVSLAGGATVVAVDTRVSDVQCSGAGELQRARRVEFRVVDAAGDPVRDAKLLLTGAAKPLGTTNQAGMFSGLAIESRVTCPGARESAIESLRIEGDGRSREVPLAELRGDVRL, from the coding sequence TTGCTCCTCCTCGCCGGCCTCGGCGCCGCAGCGGACGTCGCCGTCGGAGCCGAATGCGGCGGCGATCGACGCTGCCGCTGCGGCGACGTCGTCGTCGCGGACTACACGCTGCCCGAGGACCTCGGCCCATGCCCGGCGTCGGGGCTGCGCGTGCGTCGGCGCGTGGTGCTCGACGGTGCGGGGCACGTCATTCGCGGCAGCGGCGCGAAGGGCAGCTTCGGCGTGCAGGTGGACTCCGGCGCGAGCGGCTCCCAGATCCGCAACCTCGCGGTGACCGGCTTCGAGCGCGGCCTGCGGCTCGTCAAGGTCGAGCGCGTGCGCGTGTCGGGCGTCGCGTCGCACGACAACGGCGACTTCAAGGCGCGGGTCGGCTACGGCATCGACTTCGCCGGCGGCGCGAGCCGCAACGTGCTCGACCACGTGCAGGTCTTTCGCAATGCGGATGAGGGAATCCATCTTGGATCGGGAGCGCACGAGAATCAGATCATCGATTCGCAGGTCTACGACAACGCGCGCGAGAACGTCTACTTCCTTCGCAACCACGGCAACGTGCTGAAGCGAAGCGAGCTGCGCGGCGCCGGCTCGACCTCGGTGTACATCAAGGACGCGTCGCGCACCGTGCTCGAGGGCAATCGCATCGACGGTGCGCTGGTGCACATCCGCGGCGCCTCGCGCGAGACGCAGCTGATCGACAACCTCCTGTCCTCCGCGCCGCTCGTGCTGCAGGGGTACAAGGAGAAGGGCGCGCAGATCGCCGCGCGGTACCCCGAGGATACGCTCGTGCGCGGCGGCCGCATCTCGGCGGACTCTGCGTGCGTCCGCGTCGACGGCGCGAGCGGCACGTCGCTCGAGAACGTCGCGCTCGATTGCTCACGCCAGGTGTCGCTCGCCGGCGGCGCGACCGTGGTCGCCGTGGACACCCGCGTGAGCGACGTGCAATGCTCCGGCGCGGGTGAGCTGCAGCGGGCGCGGCGCGTGGAGTTCCGCGTAGTCGACGCCGCGGGCGATCCGGTGCGCGACGCGAAGCTCTTGCTGACCGGCGCGGCGAAGCCGCTCGGCACGACGAACCAGGCGGGCATGTTCTCGGGTCTGGCGATCGAGTCGCGCGTGACGTGTCCCGGAGCGCGCGAGAGCGCGATCGAGTCCCTGCGGATCGAAGGCGACGGGCGCTCGCGCGAGGTGCCGCTCGCCGAGCTGCGCGGCGACGTCCGGCTGTGA